The DNA window CTGAAATTATAGGTTGTACTTTTCCTGAAGCAGCGACTATTTCAACAATTTTCTCATTTGTAACCTCGTCAACCTGAACCGTAACACTTTTGCCGGAGTCCCGCATTAAGTTAGCCGTTACTAACGCTCCGACTAAGAGCACGCCTCCTCCGATTAAAATCATTTTTTTCTTTTTCGTCATTTTATTCCCCCTGAGCGGACAGTTCCCATCGAATTGAGCAGCTGCGCATAAGCAATTTGGCTGTCATATTTATTTCTTATCACGGAAGTGTTCACTCTCAATAATGCGACTTGCGCGTTCTGAACTTCTAAGAGAGTCGCTGAACCGAGTTCATAGCGTTCGGTCGCAAGGCGGAGATCTTCCTCCGCAGACTGTTTATTATCCAAAAATATCTCTGCGAGCTCTTCATAAGTTTCAATCTGAGTTATTGATTCATCGATTTTTGCAATCAGCCTTCTTTTTCCGTCTTCCATGTCTTCCTTAGATGATCTGTAGCTGATCTGAGCTTGTTCAAGATTGGCTTTATCCGCAAAACCGTTAAAAATATTGAAATTAACCGATATCCCCATGCTTGAAGACCAGTTATTGGAGATATTTCCCGGAGAAAAAACGTTGGCAGGTAATTCGTTGTTCCTGCTGTAGCTTATTCCAGCGCTTAAACTGGGCAAAAATGCCGCCCTTGCCGCCTTTTTGCCATGCTCGGCACCTTCTATCGATGCCGAAAACTGCTTCAGGAGCGGGCTGTTCTCGACGGCAACATTTATCGCCTTTTCACGGGATGGATACTCAACCTTCTGATATTCTTTTTCTTCAATCCGGATAGGCCTGAGCGGGTCTCTCCCCATAACGATATTCAAATTTGACTTTGCCGCAGCGACTACGTTTCGCTGAGTAAGCAGCAATGACCTGTCATTTCCCAATTGGACCTTTGCCTTGTAAAAGTCCGTTCGCGCCACGGAGCCGAGCTCATAAAGGCTTTCGGTTCTTTCTAACTGTTCCTGACTCAACATTACCGCATCAAAGAGTGCATATTGAAGCGCTGTGGCTTTTGCGAGTTGTAGATAACTCTGAGTTGTCAGGAATACCGCGTTGTTCCTGGCAGCTTCAAGACCGTGAAATCCGGCGTTCTGAAATGATTTGGCTCTCGCTATGTTATTCCACCATCTGCCGCCGTCGTAAATGTTTTGATTTATGTTGAAACTTAGTGAATGCCTGTTGCGCTGAAAATAAGGCTGAGTTATAGTGGCGGAAGTATACGCCGTCGGCGCTCCCTGAAGTGGCAGCGTCACCACATCCCCCGTAGGATCACCGACGCTGTTTTGAACCGGCAAATTAAATAGGATTGTCTCATAAGCGGATGGAATATCCCGAGTATTTTCCAATCTCCCCTGGAGAAACTTTCCGCTGCTCGAGCTGAAATTGATAGTCGGCAGAATAGCCGAATAGGAATTCAGCACTTGTGCGTCCCTCCGCTGAAGACCGTATTCTGCGCTCTTGACGGAGAAATTTTTGTGGAGCGCAACAGCTATGCTTTCTTCTAAGGTCAGCAAGGCGTCTCTCTGACTTCTCCCTGTATCGGGCATCAAAAAGAGTAGACCGATGAATGTTATAAACTTAATTCTGCTCATAAAGAGTTCCTCCAGCTCATTCCTATTTCACCTGCTCGTCATCGAGCAAATTTCCATGCTCCTCATCTCAGTGCGAGATAAGCGCCATAAACCGTAATCACTAATACCCAAATTCCTGTCACTAATCTGTTCGCTTTTTTCTGCTGCCAATCATATATAATTACAAATCCCATCGCAAGTAATACCGTTTGCCATATAAGTACTACGTCAATCATGTTCAAAAGTTTGTATAAAATTGTCTCGTCCATGTCCGCCGGCATCAGGATCGCAAGGTTCGTCAAAATGTCCGTGCTCCCCTTAGCTATTATCAACGGCAGTTTCAACAAGAGTCCTAACGACCCGATCACTCCGACGTAAACATTAAGCGAAAACATCGTTCTGAAGTCCGTTGTCCCGCCGAGAATAATATTACCTCCGAAAAAGAAGATCCCCCATTTCGTTGTTTCATTCATAGTTTTGAATTAACCCTGAAATTCGCTTAACCACTTATCTTTGTTCTCTATCAAATAATCATACGATGCGTCGTGATCGTTAGGGATAACACCGTCGAGTATCG is part of the Candidatus Neomarinimicrobiota bacterium genome and encodes:
- a CDS encoding TolC family protein gives rise to the protein MSRIKFITFIGLLFLMPDTGRSQRDALLTLEESIAVALHKNFSVKSAEYGLQRRDAQVLNSYSAILPTINFSSSSGKFLQGRLENTRDIPSAYETILFNLPVQNSVGDPTGDVVTLPLQGAPTAYTSATITQPYFQRNRHSLSFNINQNIYDGGRWWNNIARAKSFQNAGFHGLEAARNNAVFLTTQSYLQLAKATALQYALFDAVMLSQEQLERTESLYELGSVARTDFYKAKVQLGNDRSLLLTQRNVVAAAKSNLNIVMGRDPLRPIRIEEKEYQKVEYPSREKAINVAVENSPLLKQFSASIEGAEHGKKAARAAFLPSLSAGISYSRNNELPANVFSPGNISNNWSSSMGISVNFNIFNGFADKANLEQAQISYRSSKEDMEDGKRRLIAKIDESITQIETYEELAEIFLDNKQSAEEDLRLATERYELGSATLLEVQNAQVALLRVNTSVIRNKYDSQIAYAQLLNSMGTVRSGGIK